The Proteus sp. ZN5 genome includes the window CACGATGACTCAACCTTTCTTAAGTGCTTATTCGCGTTTATTGATCCAGACTTGCCATAAACGTGGTGCTTTTGCGATGGGTGGAATGTCTGCGTTTATCCCAAGTCGAGATCCAGAGCAAAACGGCATTATTTTGAAAAAAGTATTTGATGATAAAGAGCTTGAAGCAACAAATGGCCATGATGGTACTTGGATTGCTCATCCAGGTCTTGCTGAAACAGTATTGTCTGCTTTTGATGCCGTATTAGGAGCTCGCTCAAATCAACTCGATGTACAACGTAATGAAAAAATAACAGCAGAAATGTTGTTAGCACCTTGTACAGGTGAACGTACAGAAAAGGGTATGAGAGCTAACATCCGCGTTGCTGTGCAATATATCGAAGCTTGGATTTCGGGTAATGGTTGCGTACCTATCTATGGATTAATGGAAGATGCGGCAACAGCAGAAATATCGCGTACCTCTATTTGGCAATGGATCCGCCATCAAAAAACACTGTCTGATGGGCAAGTCGTAACTAAAGATCTCTTTCGTAACATGCTGAAAGAAGAGCTTGAAGTCATACGCCAAGAAGTCGGTGACACTCGTTTTGAAGAAGGTCGTTTTAAAGAAGCGGCTTCTTTGATGGATAAGATTACAACCCAAGATGAATTAGTCGATTTTCTGACTTTACCGGGTTATCAACTTTTAAATTAAAAAAGATACGTCAAACGTATTTATAAACTGCAAACATCATCACTACCGTATTTATAGGAGCTGTTTTTATGACTATTAGTAGATCAGAGCAAATCGCCCAATTAGAGAAAGAGTGGGAACAACCGCGCTGGAAAGGCATTACTCGTCCTTATAGCGCTGAAGATGTCATTAAATTAAGAGGTTCGGTTAACCCAGAACATACCTTAGCAAGACGTGGCGCTCAAAGGCTTTGGTCATCATTAAATGGAAAATCGAAGAAAGGCTATGTTAATGCATTAGGTGCTTTAACAGGTGGACAAGCGTTGCAACAGGCCAAAGCAGGATTAGAAGCTGTTTATCTTTCAGGCTGGCAAGTAGCAGCTGATGCTAACACAGCTGCAAGTATGTATCCTGACCAGTCTTTATATCCGGTTGATTCTGTTCCTAATGTTGTTCAACGTATCAATAATACGTTTAGACGAGCTGATCAAATTCAGTGGTCAAATGGTATTGGTCCTCAACATAAAGATTATATTGATTTTTTCCTTCCCATTGTGGCTGATGCTGAAGCAGGTTTTGGAGGCGTATTAAATGCCTTTGAATTAATGAAAGCGATGATTGAAGCTGGAGCGGCAGGTGTTCACTTTGAAGATCAGTTAGCTGCAGTAAAAAAATGCGGACATATGGGAGGAAAAGTATTAGTTCCAACCCAAGAAGCGGTACAAAAGCTGGTCGCTGCGCGTTTAGCTGCGGATGTGTCTGATGTGCCTACATTACTTGTTGCGAGAACAGATGCCGATGCCGCCGATCTTTTAACTTCAGATTGTGATCCTTATGATAGCTCATTCTTAACAGGCGAACGCACGCCTGAAGGTTTCTTCTGTACTCATGCGGGGATTGATCAAGCTATTAGCCGTGGCCTTGCTTATGCGCCTTATGCCGATTTGGTGTGGTGTGAGACATCACTCCCTGATCTGAAAATGGCGGCGAAGTTTGCAGAAGCTATTCATGATAAATATCCCGGAAAAATGCTGGCTTATAACTGTTCACCTTCTTTTAACTGGAAAAAGAATCTTGATGATCGCACGATTGCGCATTTCCAAGATGAGCTTTCTGCGATGGGCTATAAATTCCAGTTTATTACTTTAGCGGGCATTCACAGCATGTGGTTCAACATGTTTGATCTGGCACATGATTATGCCAAGGGCGAAGGTATGAAACATTATGTTGAGAAGGTACAAGAAAAAGAGTTTGCGGCACTTAATCAAGGCTATACCTTTTCATCGCATCAACAAGAGGTGGGAACCGGATATTTTGATAAAGTAACGACGATTATTCAAGGTGGTATGTCTTCTGTAACAGCATTAACAGGCTCGACAGAAGAGCAACAATTCTAAAATCCCAAAATATCATTATCTGTTTTTGTGGTGATAATTCAGGAGCAGGATGCTCCTCTTTTTCGTGAGGTTGTTAATGACGCCAGAAGATTTGATTGCTCAAACAATTTTACAAGGCTTTGATGCCCAATATGGTCGCTTTCTTGAGATAACGTCAGGGGCACAATATCGTTTTGAGCAAGCAGATTGGCATGGTGTTCAAATTGCGATGAAAGAGCGCATCCGTTTATACGACAATCATGTTGGATTAGTGGTTGAGCAACTAAAATGTATTCGACATGATATTGACAAAGAAAGTCTTTTTCTACAAAAGGTGAAAGAGAATTATACGCAATTATTACCCAATTACCCTCGATTTGAGATTGCCGAAAGCTTTTTTAATTCTGTTTATTGTCGTCTGTTTTACCATCGTGAATTGAATAAAAAGAATCTTTTTGTTTTCTCATCACAACCAGCTTATCGCTTTACACAAGCACCTCGACCATTATCAAAGCAGTTTGTTATTCAGAGTGATTTACCGACATTAATGCAAGATATCTTATCACGCTTACCTTTACGGTTACCGTGGCAAAATAAACAACGCGATATTCACTCTATTTGTAATGTACTTACTGCTCAGTTCTCTTCTGAACAATTGCACAATGCGGTATTTCATATTGCAAACGAACTCTTTTATCGTAATAAAGCGGCTTGGTTGATAGGAAAAATAGTGATTAATGAGCAATATATTCCGTTCTTATTACCCATTCATAATGTTGAGCAACAGTTACTGATTGATACTTGCCTTATCTCTGCGGATGAAGCGAGTATTGTCTTTGGTTTTGCTCGTTCTTATTTTATGGTTTATGCCCCATTTCCCGCGGCATTAGTTGCTTGGCTAAGAGATATATTACCGGGTAAATCTATCGCTGAGCTTTATATGTCTATTGGATGCCAAAAGCATGGTAAAACAGAATATTACCGTGAATATCTTGCCTTTATGAATTTTTCATCAGAGCAATTTATTGAAGCTCCTGGGGTAAAAGGTATGGTGATGTTGGTCTTTACATTACCAACTTATGATCGTGTTTTTAAAGTGATCAAAGATAAGTTTGCCCCACAGAAAACGATCACAGCAGAGCGAGTAAAAGAGTGCTATCAATTGGTTAAAGAGCATGATCGTGTTGGACGAATGGCGGATACCCAAGAATTTGAGAATTTTGTGATCGATAAGAAAAGAATTAGCCCTGAATTAATGGCGATCCTTGAACAAGAGATCTCCAATAAGTTGGAAGATCTAGGTGATAAAATATTGATCCGCCATCTTTATATGGAACGTAGAATGATACCGCTCAATATCTATATGGAGCAGTGCGATGAAAATCAACTTAAAGCGGTTGTTGAAGATTATGGGCAAGCGTTAAAAGAGCTTATTGCGGCGAATATTTTTCCCGGCGATATGCTGTTTAAAAACTTTGGTGTGACACGGCACCATCGTGTGATTTTCTATGATTATGATGAAATCAGTTATATGACAGATATGAATTTTCGCGCTATCCCACCAGCTCGTTATCCTGAAGATGAATTAGCGAGCGAGCCTTGGTATAGCGTTGCGCTCAATGATGTATTTCCTGAAGAATTTCGCTATTTTCTATGTAGTGATAAGCGAGTTTGCCACTATTTTGAAGCTCAACATCGTGAGCTTTTATCTCCAGAATATTGGCAACAACAACAGCAAAAAATTAAAGAAGGGTATATCGAAGATGTTTATGCCTATTCTCAAACTAAGCGATTTACTTAATAAAATCACCCTGAAAAGAGATAAAAATAAAGGTAGATACAAGGGGATACCTACCTTTATTGGATAAAACCTATTTTTATACAGAGATAATTAACGCTGAGTGCCAGCAACGGCTTCTTTAGCTAATTCAGTAATACGTTGGAAATCACCGGCTTTCACTGCATCGTTAGGCACTAACCAAGAGCCACCAATACAAAGCACACTTTCAAGTGCGAGGTAATTACGGTAGTTTTCTGGTGAAATTCCACCAGTTGGGCAGAAACGGACTTTTGAGAATGGTCCTGCAATTGCTTTTAATGCCTTCACACCACCATTAGCTTCCGCTGGGAAAAATTTAAATTCATTTAACCCGTAGCTCATTCCCAGCATTAATTCAGACACTGTCGAAATACCCGGAATTAAAGGAATAGTTCCCGCAACGGCTGATTTGAGTAACGCTTCTGTTAATCCTGGGCTGATAGCAAATTGAGCACCTGCTTCAGTGACTTGCGCTAATTGTTGAGGATTAATTACTGTACCTGCGCCCACAATTGCTTCAGGAACTTCTTTGGCGATACGGCGGATCGCCTCAATTGCGCATTCTGTACGTAATGTCACTTCTAAAACTTTTACACCACCGGCGACTAAAGCTTTTGCAACAGGGACGGCATCATCAATATGGTTGATAACAATAACAGGAACAACAGGCCCTGATTTTAGTACAGACTCTGCACTTGTATTCCAATGATCCATGATTGTATTTCCTAATCAGAAAGTGGTGAGCAAATGAATTTAATCTGCTCCTCGTTAAGCCTCAAAAACTTGCCTACATTAAAAATCAATGCAACAAGCACCTTGTTCAGCACCTGATAAATGACGGCGTAAATTAACGAATAACTCACGACCACAGCCTGTATTATTGGCACTTAAATCAGGAATTTCATCTTGGCGAGCATTTAATGTTTGCTCATCAACAAGCAACGTTAACTCACCTGTTTTACCATTAACGCGAATGATATCACCATCACATACTTTGGATAGTAAACCACCATTTACAGCTTCTGGAGTAACATGAATTGCGGCAGGTACTTTACCTGAAGCCCCTGAAAGTCGACCATCTGTAACTAATGCTACTTTATAGCCTTTATCCATTAATACGCCTAAAGGTGGCATAAGTTTATGTAATTCAGGCATACCATTCGCTTGTGGTCCTTGATAACGTACAACAACCACACAATCTTTATTTAGCTCACCAGTTTCAAACTTAGCAGCAATATCATGTTGGCTATTAAACACAACAGCAGGCGCTTCGATGATTTTATTTTCATCAGGTACCGCAGAGGTTTTCATTACGGCTCTACCTAAATTACCTTGCATCACTTGTGTGCCACCATGTGATGAGAATGGGGTATTAATATCCGCAATCACATCTTTATCTAAAGAGCTTATAGCGCCTTCACGCCAATCAAGTTTACCGTCATTTAACCAAGGCTCTAAGGTATAACGCTCAATACCAAATCCTGCAACAGTGTTCACATCGCGATGAATTAAGCCTTTTTTCAGTAGTTCGCGAATAATTAGTGCAATACCACCGGCTGCTTGAAATTGATTAATATCGGCAGGACCATTTGGATAAATGCGTGCAATAAGCGGAACAACTTGCGACAGTTCAGAAAAATCATCCCAATTAATAATAATACCCGCCGCGCGTGCCATTGCGACTAAGTGCATAGTTAGATTAGTTGATCCCCCTGTCGTTAGCAGCGCAATAATGCCATTAACAATGACTTTTTCATCGACTAACTGACCAATAGGAAGATAATTACCTGAGTTTTCTGTTAATCGCACAATCTGATTTGCCGCCGCATCAGTTAATGCATCACGTAGTGGTGTATCTGGATGGACAAAAGAAGCACCGGGTAAATGTAATCCCATCATTTCCATGACCATTTGATTAGAGTTCGCTGTACCATAAAAAGTACAGGTTCCAATGCTATGATAAGACGCTGCTTCAGCTTCTAACAAAGCATTACGATCAACCTTACCTTCGGCATAAAGTTGGCGAATACGAACTTTTTCTTTATTCGGTAAACCACTAGTCATAGGGCCTGCTGGAACAAAAATAGCAGGAAGATGACCAAAAGAGAGAGCAGCCATAGTCAGCCCAGGAACAATTTTATCGCAGATCCCTAAATAGAGTGCGCCATCAAACATATTATGAGACAAACCGACCGCAGCAGACATTGCGATAATATCACGACTAAGGAGCGACAACTCCATACCATCTTGACCCTGAGTAACACCATCGCACATTGCAGGAACACCGCCGGCTACTTGCCCTACTGCACCAACAGCATGTAATGCTGTTTTAATTTTTTGAGGATAATCTTCATACGGCTTATGAGCCGATAACATATCATTGTAAGCAGTGATAATGGCAATATCATTATGAACCATATTTTTCAGACGCTTTTTATCTTCTGCCTGACAAGCTGCGAAACCATGAGCCAAATTACCGCAAGCCAATTGAGCACGATGCACGGTTTGGCTTTTGGCTGTTTCAATTTTGTTCAGATAAGCACGACGAGTCGCTTGTGAACGAGCAATAATACGCTCAGTCACTTGTTTTACTGTCTCGTTAAGGGGGACAAAGTCGTTCTGAATTGGATCATGATTTTTAGGGTTCATAATGATGCTTCCTTTATTCACACAAGGGTGATGAGCGTTACTATTAGCTTTAGAAAAAGAATATTTAAATTCGCTATAGTATTTGTTACCGGTAACATTGTTACGGGTAACAAGAAGAGTTGCAATACTCTTAATTGGTCTTAAACAACATCTGTGATCGACATCAATTTTTTAAGGTGATAAGTAACAGTTTTTTAATATTTGATGGGAATAAAGAGAGAAAAGTCGGTTTTTTACAAAGCTGAATCGTTTTATTTTGGAAAATGCCTTCCTTGTTGTTGATAACAAGGAAGGCAAAAATTGGATTAGCTTTTTACGCCACCGTATTCACGGCTAATTTGTTTTGCCGCTTTGATAACCATCGCACCTAATTCAGTAATACGTGAATCGGTCATTCTAGAAACTGGACCGGAAAGTGAAATAGCCGCAAAAGGCTGGTGGTGTTCATCATAAATACAAGCACCAATACAGCGAAGGCCTAAAGCATGCTCTTCATCATCGAAAGAAAAACCTTGTTTACGAGCTTGTTCTAAGTTTTCTTTTAGAGATGAAGGGAGTGTTCGGGTGTGAGGTGTATAAGCCATTAAGCCTTTTTTCTGGAGCAACGGCAGTAATTTATTTTCTGGCAAAGTAGAAAGGAATGCTTTACCTGCACCAGATGCATGCATTGGTAATTTACCGCCAATAGGGGCAGACATTCTCATTAGTGCATTACATTGCACTTGATCGACAATCACCGCATCAAATTCAATTTGGTCAAGAATTGCCAGATTAACGGTTTCGCCAGAGTCTTCCATCAATTGACGTAAAATAGGATGCACCATGACCAAAAGATTACGGGTTTGTAGAAAGCTACTGCCAACAATAAAGGCGTGTGTTCCTACAACCCATAAGCCTAAATCCCCGACTTGGCGGACAAAACCATGCTGTTGAAGTGTGGTGAGTAGGCGGTGTGTTGTGGAATTAGGTAATCCAGCTTGAAAGGCAAGATCTGTTAGGGCGATACCACCCGGAGATTCGGAAATATATTCCAATAATGTCAGTCCACGACTTAATGACTGAACAGGGCCTCCTTGTGCGGTGCTTTGAGTGGCAGTTGTTTTCGTCTTACGCACTTTTTTATTTGTAGGGGAAACTGTCATGCATACACTCCAGAAATGCTATCCATATTAATATCTATTATGAACTATCTGGTGTAATAAAACTCCTCTGATCACTGCATTTTTCAAAACAAAATGTGTGATAAGAAATATTTATTAAAAGCGTTTATCACTGAGTGAAAATCTCTCATCTTCGTCTTAGAAATCTTTGCAAAAAGATATGGTAGGATAAAAAAACAACGAAATAACAATAAAGAAAAACAAGCAAAAAACATTCTCGACTAAGAGGAAGCAACGTGGCAAACATAAAACAACAACTAGTGGAAGCATTAGGAAAACGCATCTTAGTACTTGATGGCGCAATGGGTACGATGATCCAGCAATATCAACTTACAGAAGCCGATTATCGAGGTGAGCGTTTTGCTGATTGGGATTGTGATGTTAAAGGGAATAATGATCTTTTAGTCTTAACACAACCTCAGATTATTGCAGATATACATGATGCATATTTTCAGGCTGGTGCTGATATTGTTGAAACTAATACTTTTAACTCAACATCCATTGCGATGGCTGATTATCACATGGAGTCGCTCTGTTTTGAGCTGAACGAAGAGGCGGCAAAATTAGCGAAAGCCTGTGCAGACAAATGGAGTGCCTTAACACCGGATAAACCTCGCTATGTAGCGGGCGTTTTGGGGCCAACAAATAGAACCGCATCCATATCTCCTGACGTTAACGATCCCGCTTTTCGTAATGTTTCATTTGATAAGCTGGTGGAAGCTTATCGAGAAGCAACGCGCGGATTAATTAAAGGCGGTGCTGATTTAATTATGGTCGAAACTATTTTCGACACACTAAATGCGAAAGCGGCTATTTTTGCCATTAAATGTGAATTCGAATCGCTCAATATTGAATTACCTGTGATGATCTCTGGCACCATTACAGATGCTTCAGGAAGAACCTTAACAGGTCAAACAACAGAAGCGTTTTACCATTCTTTACGCCATGCAGATGCGCTCTCATTTGGTTTAAACTGCGCGTTAGGCCCTAAAGAATTACGCCAATATATTCAAACACTCTCACAAATTTCTGAAACTTATGTCAGTGCTCACCCTAATGCGGGTTTGCCTAACGCATTTGGAGGCTATGATTTAGATGCCCAAGAAATGGCAGAGCAAATTAAAGAGTGGGCACAAGCGGGTTTTCTCAATATTGTCGGCGGATGCTGTGGAACAACGCCTGCACATATTCTCGCTATTTCACAAGCAGTAGAAGGTATTACTCCTAGAGTATTACCTTCCTTGAAAAAAGCATGTCGTCTTTCAGGTCTTGAACCATTAATCATTGATGAAAATTCACTGTTTGTGAATGTGGGAGAACGCACTAATGTCACCGGCTCTGCTAAATTTAAGCGTTTGATAAAAGAAGGTAATTATCAAGAAGCGTTAGATGTTGCGCGCCAGCAAGTTGAAAATGGCGCTCAAATCATCGATATCAACATGGACGAAGGCATGTTAGATGCTGTTGAAGCCATGACGCGTTTTCTTAACCTTATTGCTGGTGAGCCTGATATTGCCAAAGTTCCGGTGATGATTGACTCCTCTAAATGGGAAGTGATTGAAGAAGGCTTAAAATGCATTCAAGGCAAAGGAATTGTTAACTCCATTTCGATGAAAGAAGGCGAAATACCGTTTCTTGAACATGCTAAATTGGTACGTAAATACGGTGCTGCTGTTGTCGTTATGGCGTTTGATGAAGTCGGACAAGCTGATACTCGAGAGCGTAAAATTGAAATTTGTCGTCGAGCTTATCAGTTATTAACAGAGCAAGCCGGTTTTCCACCTGAAGATATTATTTTTGATCCTAATATATTTGCTGTCGCTACAGGAATTGCAGAGCATAATAATTATGCCGTTGATTTTATTGAAGTCTGCGCAGATATTAAATCTCAACTACCTTATGCCTTAATTTCTGGCGGGGTATCTAACGTTTCATTCTCATTTCGGGGTAACGATCCTGTTCGTGAAGCAATTCACTCTGTTTTTCTTTATTACGCTGTAAAAAATGGCATGGATATGGGGATTGTAAATGCAGGGCAACTTACCATTTACGACTCATTGCCAGATGAACTGCGTAATGCGGTTGAGGATGTTATTTTAAATCGTCATGAAGAAAGTACAGACAATTTACTCGCGTTGGCGGAGCGTTATCGCGGAACAAAAAGTGATGAACAAAACCATCAATTGGCTGAATGGCGACAATGGGATGTAGAGAAACGTCTAGAGTATGCTTTAGTTAAAGGGATCACCGAATTTATTGTTGAAGATACAGAAGCGTGTCGCCAACAAGCATCAAGCCCGATTGAAGTGATTGAAGGGCCATTGATGAATGGCATGAATACAGTGGGTGATCTGTTTGGCGAAGGCAAAATGTTTTTGCCTCAAGTTGTGAAATCAGCAAGAGTGATGAAACAAGCCGTTGCTTATCTTGAACCTTATATTCAGGCCTCCAAGCAAGCAGGCTCTTCTGCGGGTAAAATCTTACTGGCTACGGTAAAAGGTGATGTTCACGATATTGGTAAAAATATTGTGGGTGTTGTTTTGCAGTGTAATAACTATGAAATCATCGATCTTGGTGTGATGGTACCTTGCGACAAGATCCTGCAAACCGCGATTGATGAAAAAGTCGATATTATTGGCCTTTCAGGGCTGATCACGCCATCACTTGATGAGATGGTGAATGTTGCTAAAGAGATGGAAAGACGCGGTTTTTCTTTACCCTTAATGATTGGTGGAGCAACAACCTCTAAAGCGCATACCGCAGTAAAAATAGAGCCAAATTACAGCCATCCTACCGTTTATGTACAAAATGCATCAAGAACTGTAGGTGTCGTTGCTGCACTATTATCTGAAACACAAAAAGCCGATTTTGTTGCTAAAACGCGTCGTGAATATGAAGTTGTACGCCAGCAATATGCCAGAAAAAAACCGCGTACTCCTCCTGTTTCTTTAGCGGTTGCGCGAAATAATGCGCTACACATTGATTGGCAAAATTACACGCCGCCAAAGCCCAATCAATTAGGCGTGCAGGAAATTACTGCCAGCATCGAAATATTGCGTGAATATATCGATTGGACGCCTTTCTTTATGACGTGGTCTTTGGCGGGTAAATATCCTCGTATTTTAGAAGATGACGTGGTTGGTGAAGAAGCAAAACGTGTATTTGCTGATGCAAATACAATGCTGGATAAATTAAGCCGTGAAAAATTATTAACACCTAAAGGAATTATGGGGATCTTCCCTGCCAATCGTCTGGGTGATGATATTGTGATTTATCAAGATGAAAGTCGCCAACAAGTGCTTTTGCAAAGCTGTCATTTACGTCAACAAACTGAGAAAAATGACTTCCCTAATTACTGTTTAGCCGATTTTATTGCACCTGTTGAAAGTGGTGTTGCTGATTATTTTGGTGCTTTTGCCGTCACAGGGGGATTAGAAGAAGATACTCTCGCGAATGCTTATGATAATGCCCATGATGATTACAATAAAATCATGGTAAAAGCGTTATCAGATAGACTAGCAGAAGCATTTGCGGAATACCTTCATCAACAAGTGAGAACAAATATTTGGGGTTATAGCCCTGATGAGAGCCTCTCTAATGACGAACTTATTCGAGAAAAATATCAAGGAACGCGACCTGCGCCGGGATATCCGGCCTGTCCTGAACACACAGAAAAAGCCAAAATTTGGCAATTACTTGATGTTGAAAATCGCA containing:
- the aceK gene encoding bifunctional isocitrate dehydrogenase kinase/phosphatase, producing the protein MTPEDLIAQTILQGFDAQYGRFLEITSGAQYRFEQADWHGVQIAMKERIRLYDNHVGLVVEQLKCIRHDIDKESLFLQKVKENYTQLLPNYPRFEIAESFFNSVYCRLFYHRELNKKNLFVFSSQPAYRFTQAPRPLSKQFVIQSDLPTLMQDILSRLPLRLPWQNKQRDIHSICNVLTAQFSSEQLHNAVFHIANELFYRNKAAWLIGKIVINEQYIPFLLPIHNVEQQLLIDTCLISADEASIVFGFARSYFMVYAPFPAALVAWLRDILPGKSIAELYMSIGCQKHGKTEYYREYLAFMNFSSEQFIEAPGVKGMVMLVFTLPTYDRVFKVIKDKFAPQKTITAERVKECYQLVKEHDRVGRMADTQEFENFVIDKKRISPELMAILEQEISNKLEDLGDKILIRHLYMERRMIPLNIYMEQCDENQLKAVVEDYGQALKELIAANIFPGDMLFKNFGVTRHHRVIFYDYDEISYMTDMNFRAIPPARYPEDELASEPWYSVALNDVFPEEFRYFLCSDKRVCHYFEAQHRELLSPEYWQQQQQKIKEGYIEDVYAYSQTKRFT
- the iclR gene encoding glyoxylate bypass operon transcriptional repressor IclR, giving the protein MTVSPTNKKVRKTKTTATQSTAQGGPVQSLSRGLTLLEYISESPGGIALTDLAFQAGLPNSTTHRLLTTLQQHGFVRQVGDLGLWVVGTHAFIVGSSFLQTRNLLVMVHPILRQLMEDSGETVNLAILDQIEFDAVIVDQVQCNALMRMSAPIGGKLPMHASGAGKAFLSTLPENKLLPLLQKKGLMAYTPHTRTLPSSLKENLEQARKQGFSFDDEEHALGLRCIGACIYDEHHQPFAAISLSGPVSRMTDSRITELGAMVIKAAKQISREYGGVKS
- the metH gene encoding methionine synthase, translated to MANIKQQLVEALGKRILVLDGAMGTMIQQYQLTEADYRGERFADWDCDVKGNNDLLVLTQPQIIADIHDAYFQAGADIVETNTFNSTSIAMADYHMESLCFELNEEAAKLAKACADKWSALTPDKPRYVAGVLGPTNRTASISPDVNDPAFRNVSFDKLVEAYREATRGLIKGGADLIMVETIFDTLNAKAAIFAIKCEFESLNIELPVMISGTITDASGRTLTGQTTEAFYHSLRHADALSFGLNCALGPKELRQYIQTLSQISETYVSAHPNAGLPNAFGGYDLDAQEMAEQIKEWAQAGFLNIVGGCCGTTPAHILAISQAVEGITPRVLPSLKKACRLSGLEPLIIDENSLFVNVGERTNVTGSAKFKRLIKEGNYQEALDVARQQVENGAQIIDINMDEGMLDAVEAMTRFLNLIAGEPDIAKVPVMIDSSKWEVIEEGLKCIQGKGIVNSISMKEGEIPFLEHAKLVRKYGAAVVVMAFDEVGQADTRERKIEICRRAYQLLTEQAGFPPEDIIFDPNIFAVATGIAEHNNYAVDFIEVCADIKSQLPYALISGGVSNVSFSFRGNDPVREAIHSVFLYYAVKNGMDMGIVNAGQLTIYDSLPDELRNAVEDVILNRHEESTDNLLALAERYRGTKSDEQNHQLAEWRQWDVEKRLEYALVKGITEFIVEDTEACRQQASSPIEVIEGPLMNGMNTVGDLFGEGKMFLPQVVKSARVMKQAVAYLEPYIQASKQAGSSAGKILLATVKGDVHDIGKNIVGVVLQCNNYEIIDLGVMVPCDKILQTAIDEKVDIIGLSGLITPSLDEMVNVAKEMERRGFSLPLMIGGATTSKAHTAVKIEPNYSHPTVYVQNASRTVGVVAALLSETQKADFVAKTRREYEVVRQQYARKKPRTPPVSLAVARNNALHIDWQNYTPPKPNQLGVQEITASIEILREYIDWTPFFMTWSLAGKYPRILEDDVVGEEAKRVFADANTMLDKLSREKLLTPKGIMGIFPANRLGDDIVIYQDESRQQVLLQSCHLRQQTEKNDFPNYCLADFIAPVESGVADYFGAFAVTGGLEEDTLANAYDNAHDDYNKIMVKALSDRLAEAFAEYLHQQVRTNIWGYSPDESLSNDELIREKYQGTRPAPGYPACPEHTEKAKIWQLLDVENRIGMKLTDAYAMWPGASVSGWYFSHPESKYFAVAQIQKDQVEDYAKRRGMSISEVERWLAPNLGYES
- the edd gene encoding phosphogluconate dehydratase, whose amino-acid sequence is MNPKNHDPIQNDFVPLNETVKQVTERIIARSQATRRAYLNKIETAKSQTVHRAQLACGNLAHGFAACQAEDKKRLKNMVHNDIAIITAYNDMLSAHKPYEDYPQKIKTALHAVGAVGQVAGGVPAMCDGVTQGQDGMELSLLSRDIIAMSAAVGLSHNMFDGALYLGICDKIVPGLTMAALSFGHLPAIFVPAGPMTSGLPNKEKVRIRQLYAEGKVDRNALLEAEAASYHSIGTCTFYGTANSNQMVMEMMGLHLPGASFVHPDTPLRDALTDAAANQIVRLTENSGNYLPIGQLVDEKVIVNGIIALLTTGGSTNLTMHLVAMARAAGIIINWDDFSELSQVVPLIARIYPNGPADINQFQAAGGIALIIRELLKKGLIHRDVNTVAGFGIERYTLEPWLNDGKLDWREGAISSLDKDVIADINTPFSSHGGTQVMQGNLGRAVMKTSAVPDENKIIEAPAVVFNSQHDIAAKFETGELNKDCVVVVRYQGPQANGMPELHKLMPPLGVLMDKGYKVALVTDGRLSGASGKVPAAIHVTPEAVNGGLLSKVCDGDIIRVNGKTGELTLLVDEQTLNARQDEIPDLSANNTGCGRELFVNLRRHLSGAEQGACCIDF
- the aceA gene encoding isocitrate lyase, which translates into the protein MTISRSEQIAQLEKEWEQPRWKGITRPYSAEDVIKLRGSVNPEHTLARRGAQRLWSSLNGKSKKGYVNALGALTGGQALQQAKAGLEAVYLSGWQVAADANTAASMYPDQSLYPVDSVPNVVQRINNTFRRADQIQWSNGIGPQHKDYIDFFLPIVADAEAGFGGVLNAFELMKAMIEAGAAGVHFEDQLAAVKKCGHMGGKVLVPTQEAVQKLVAARLAADVSDVPTLLVARTDADAADLLTSDCDPYDSSFLTGERTPEGFFCTHAGIDQAISRGLAYAPYADLVWCETSLPDLKMAAKFAEAIHDKYPGKMLAYNCSPSFNWKKNLDDRTIAHFQDELSAMGYKFQFITLAGIHSMWFNMFDLAHDYAKGEGMKHYVEKVQEKEFAALNQGYTFSSHQQEVGTGYFDKVTTIIQGGMSSVTALTGSTEEQQF
- a CDS encoding bifunctional 4-hydroxy-2-oxoglutarate aldolase/2-dehydro-3-deoxy-phosphogluconate aldolase, producing MDHWNTSAESVLKSGPVVPVIVINHIDDAVPVAKALVAGGVKVLEVTLRTECAIEAIRRIAKEVPEAIVGAGTVINPQQLAQVTEAGAQFAISPGLTEALLKSAVAGTIPLIPGISTVSELMLGMSYGLNEFKFFPAEANGGVKALKAIAGPFSKVRFCPTGGISPENYRNYLALESVLCIGGSWLVPNDAVKAGDFQRITELAKEAVAGTQR